In one Zobellia galactanivorans genomic region, the following are encoded:
- a CDS encoding ThuA domain-containing protein — protein MKKNITALFLLVTGFIFAQQTEDFKITDEWLAKIERMAPSEPTVKNVSKKKILVFSKATGFDHWTIPHNAEMLKILGTKTDAFEVHIAYDVESFDKKNLKKYDAVVFNNCNPSGPKRDLFWDLLQQNSNLPDQEITALSKQYETNLMNYVAKGGGLMILHGAITVQNNSKEFSQMTGGSFDYHPRQQEMHVKEVDPKHPLVQAFKGNGLTHVDEPYFFNNAYFDYNFRPLLYIEIDKLEGMKKEVDEKVNYVSWIKRHGKGRVFYSSPSHNAQSLDHPELLQFFLDGLQYVVGDLKCDDSPIGK, from the coding sequence ATGAAAAAGAATATTACCGCCTTATTTTTACTTGTTACCGGTTTCATTTTCGCACAACAAACCGAAGATTTCAAGATTACCGATGAATGGCTTGCCAAGATTGAACGGATGGCCCCGTCCGAACCTACGGTAAAGAACGTATCCAAGAAAAAGATATTGGTCTTTTCAAAAGCTACGGGATTTGACCATTGGACCATTCCGCATAACGCAGAAATGCTTAAGATTTTAGGCACAAAAACCGATGCCTTTGAAGTCCACATCGCTTACGACGTTGAAAGCTTCGATAAAAAGAACCTAAAAAAATATGATGCGGTTGTATTTAACAATTGCAATCCCTCAGGACCGAAGCGAGATTTGTTCTGGGATTTATTACAGCAAAATTCAAATCTTCCAGACCAAGAAATCACCGCCCTATCAAAGCAGTACGAAACCAATTTGATGAACTACGTAGCCAAGGGTGGCGGACTTATGATCCTACATGGCGCCATTACCGTTCAGAACAACTCTAAGGAGTTCAGCCAAATGACCGGCGGCAGCTTTGACTACCATCCGAGACAGCAAGAAATGCACGTTAAGGAAGTAGACCCTAAGCACCCCTTAGTACAAGCCTTTAAAGGAAATGGCCTTACCCATGTGGATGAACCCTACTTTTTCAACAATGCCTATTTCGATTATAACTTCAGACCCTTACTTTACATTGAAATCGATAAGCTAGAAGGCATGAAAAAGGAAGTCGACGAAAAGGTAAACTATGTTTCTTGGATCAAAAGACATGGCAAAGGCCGTGTTTTCTATAGCTCCCCATCACATAACGCCCAAAGTTTAGACCACCCAGAGTTACTTCAGTTTTTCTTGGATGGCCTACAGTATGTTGTCGGCGACTTAAAATGTGACGACTCCCCTATCGGAAAATAA